One window from the genome of Coleofasciculus chthonoplastes PCC 7420 encodes:
- a CDS encoding DUF456 family protein — protein MSRILIGPLLGAFIGEFLSRRQLELELRLKAALKASVGIVVGSLVGNVIQGALALATVIVFVVTTSPPLTGVGFLL, from the coding sequence ATGTCACGAATTTTAATTGGTCCACTGTTGGGAGCGTTTATCGGCGAGTTTTTATCCCGCCGTCAGTTGGAATTAGAGCTACGGTTAAAGGCGGCGTTGAAAGCGAGTGTAGGAATTGTAGTCGGTTCGCTGGTTGGGAATGTCATTCAGGGCGCATTGGCGCTGGCGACGGTGATTGTGTTTGTGGTTACCACCTCCCCCCCCCTGACAGGTGTCGGTTTTTTACTTTAG
- a CDS encoding RNA-guided endonuclease InsQ/TnpB family protein yields the protein MRTAYQYKLRPTKQQVIELDRWLAMLCAEYNYLLADRFNWYEQNRSPVNACPLICHLPELRDPPDYYSQKKTLPQLKKTHPWYKEIYSQVLQDVVKRVKVTFDKFLKGDSNGQRSGKPRFKARNRYRTLTYPQMKDGCWQGNLINLPMFGQVKVILHRSIPDGFKIKTASVTKKADGYYLTLSMADKTVPEIKPDFHPDSITGIDVGLKEFLTTADGETIAIPQHYRKAQKRLGVIQKRVARRKKGSKGRLKAIKQLGKQHKQVADKRKDFHFKTANYLLSKYDVVAHENLNIKGLVRTRLAKSMLDAGWSNFLSILTNKAENAGKLVIPVSAHNTSQDCSNCGEKVPKKLHVRWHDCPHCGCSLDRDHNAAINIKNRAEGHPVLKAQRLLRNSRIG from the coding sequence ATGAGAACCGCTTATCAGTACAAGCTACGCCCAACCAAACAGCAAGTCATTGAACTTGACAGATGGCTAGCTATGCTGTGCGCTGAGTACAACTATTTGTTGGCTGATAGATTCAACTGGTATGAGCAAAACCGTTCTCCAGTAAACGCTTGTCCCTTAATCTGTCATCTTCCTGAATTAAGAGACCCCCCAGATTACTATTCTCAGAAAAAAACTTTACCTCAACTAAAGAAAACCCATCCCTGGTATAAAGAAATTTACTCCCAAGTCCTACAGGATGTAGTCAAGAGAGTAAAGGTAACGTTTGATAAATTCCTCAAAGGCGATAGCAACGGCCAACGTAGCGGGAAGCCAAGGTTTAAAGCCCGTAACCGATATCGCACCTTGACTTATCCCCAGATGAAAGATGGGTGTTGGCAAGGTAATCTAATCAACTTACCGATGTTCGGCCAAGTTAAAGTTATCCTACATCGCTCTATCCCTGATGGATTCAAAATAAAAACAGCATCTGTTACCAAGAAAGCTGATGGTTACTATCTGACCTTATCGATGGCAGACAAGACAGTTCCGGAAATAAAGCCAGATTTTCACCCCGATTCAATTACAGGGATTGACGTAGGTTTAAAGGAATTCTTGACAACTGCCGATGGTGAAACTATTGCGATACCTCAACATTACCGTAAAGCTCAAAAACGGTTAGGAGTTATCCAGAAACGGGTAGCCCGCCGAAAAAAGGGGAGTAAGGGTAGGCTTAAGGCTATCAAGCAACTAGGAAAACAACACAAGCAGGTAGCAGATAAACGGAAGGACTTTCACTTCAAGACAGCTAATTATCTGCTGTCGAAATATGATGTAGTTGCTCATGAAAATTTAAATATTAAAGGACTTGTTCGCACCCGATTGGCTAAATCTATGTTGGATGCTGGGTGGTCAAACTTTCTGTCGATACTGACAAACAAAGCCGAGAATGCTGGGAAGTTGGTAATTCCAGTAAGCGCCCATAACACATCACAAGATTGCTCCAATTGCGGCGAGAAAGTACCCAAAAAATTGCACGTTCGATGGCATGATTGCCCCCATTGTGGATGCAGTCTTGACCGTGATCATAACGCAGCTATCAACATAAAAAATAGAGCGGAGGGGCATCCCGTTCTTAAAGCTCAACGTCTCCTACGCAATAGCCGGATTGGTTGA
- the rpaB gene encoding response regulator transcription factor RpaB has translation METHKEKILVVDDEASIRRILETRLSMIGYDVVTAADGEEALETFRTSEPDLVVLDVMMPKLDGYGVCQELRKESDIPIIMLTALGDVADRITGLELGADDYVVKPFSPKELEARIRSVLRRVDKVGASGIPSSGVIHVASIKIDTNKRQVYKGDERIRLTGMEFSLLELLVSRSGEPFSRSEILQEVWGYTPERHVDTRVVDVHISRLRAKLEDDPSNPELILTARGTGYLFQRILEAGEE, from the coding sequence TTGGAAACTCATAAGGAAAAAATTCTGGTTGTCGATGATGAAGCGAGTATCCGCCGGATCTTGGAAACTCGCCTGTCGATGATTGGCTACGATGTCGTCACCGCCGCCGACGGGGAAGAAGCCTTAGAAACCTTCCGCACGAGTGAACCCGATTTAGTGGTGTTAGATGTGATGATGCCCAAGCTGGATGGCTACGGCGTCTGTCAAGAGTTGCGAAAGGAATCGGATATCCCCATCATCATGCTAACGGCATTGGGTGATGTTGCCGACAGAATTACTGGGTTAGAGTTGGGCGCGGATGATTATGTGGTCAAGCCCTTCTCTCCCAAAGAGTTAGAAGCCCGGATTCGTTCGGTATTGCGGCGAGTGGACAAGGTAGGAGCGTCCGGGATTCCCAGTTCTGGGGTAATCCATGTCGCTAGTATCAAAATTGATACAAACAAACGACAGGTATATAAGGGAGACGAGCGGATTCGGCTCACAGGGATGGAATTCAGTCTCCTGGAGTTATTAGTCAGTCGTTCTGGAGAACCCTTCTCTCGGTCAGAAATTTTACAAGAGGTGTGGGGGTATACCCCAGAACGCCATGTTGATACCCGCGTTGTCGATGTTCATATTTCCCGACTGCGAGCCAAGCTGGAAGATGATCCCAGCAATCCGGAGTTGATTCTCACCGCACGAGGGACAGGATATTTATTTCAACGGATACTCGAAGCAGGGGAGGAATAA
- the radA gene encoding DNA repair protein RadA, whose translation MPKTKSIYVCNQCGAEHSQWFGRCSSCGTYNSLEESMLSTTTTLRSGGWQSNSRASTPSPTSGRAQPRSSLKFSEISNNVQIRFASGYSELDRVLGGGIVPGSLVLIGGDPGIGKSTLLLQVAHQLAQEHRILYVCAEESGQQVKLRASRLGVCAAPIQEEADNNSEQTNNGAPKKRGKKALSKTANGGKTSEEQEPNLYVLAETDLEEVLRELESLKPQVAVIDSIQTLYFAALTSAPGSVAQVRECTSALMQVAKRANITLFIVGHVTKEGAIAGPRVLEHLVDTVLYFEGDRFASHRLLRSVKNRFGATHEIGIFEMVDKGLQEVLNPSELFLGNRDEMSPGTATVVACEGTRPILVELQALVSPASYGAPRRSTTGVDYSRLQQILAVLEKRVGIPLSKLDAYVATAGGLGVEEPAADLGIAIAVVASFRDRMVDPRTVMVGEVGLGGQVRLVSQMELRLKEAAKLGFKRAIVPKGQVLPDLDIEVIPVSRVLDAIIAALPGGLRQNSANEANDANEEEEDDF comes from the coding sequence ATGCCTAAAACTAAATCCATCTATGTTTGTAATCAATGTGGGGCGGAACACTCCCAGTGGTTCGGCAGATGCTCCTCCTGCGGCACGTATAACTCCTTAGAGGAGAGTATGCTGTCAACAACGACCACTTTAAGAAGTGGGGGTTGGCAATCCAATAGCCGTGCCTCTACTCCCTCTCCTACTTCCGGACGCGCTCAACCGAGGTCTTCACTCAAGTTCTCAGAAATTTCCAATAATGTCCAGATCCGATTTGCTTCCGGGTATAGTGAACTGGATCGAGTGCTGGGGGGAGGGATCGTCCCTGGCTCCTTGGTATTGATTGGCGGTGATCCAGGGATTGGCAAATCCACGTTGCTGCTACAGGTGGCACATCAACTGGCACAGGAGCATCGTATCCTTTACGTCTGTGCCGAAGAGTCGGGACAACAGGTGAAACTGCGAGCCTCTCGCCTGGGTGTTTGTGCTGCTCCGATTCAGGAGGAGGCAGATAATAATAGTGAGCAGACGAATAATGGTGCGCCCAAAAAGCGAGGGAAGAAGGCATTGTCGAAAACGGCGAATGGGGGTAAAACCTCGGAGGAGCAAGAGCCAAATCTGTATGTGTTGGCAGAGACTGACTTAGAGGAGGTGTTACGGGAGTTGGAGTCCCTAAAACCCCAAGTTGCCGTCATTGATAGTATCCAGACGCTCTACTTTGCGGCGTTAACCTCGGCACCCGGTTCGGTGGCGCAAGTGCGGGAATGTACCTCAGCCTTGATGCAGGTGGCAAAGCGGGCGAATATTACGTTATTCATTGTCGGACATGTGACTAAGGAAGGCGCGATCGCAGGACCAAGGGTGCTGGAACATTTGGTGGATACGGTATTGTATTTTGAGGGCGATCGCTTTGCCTCTCATCGTTTGCTGCGATCGGTGAAAAATCGGTTTGGTGCTACCCACGAAATCGGGATTTTTGAAATGGTTGATAAGGGGTTGCAGGAGGTGCTGAATCCGTCGGAGTTATTTTTGGGCAATCGGGATGAAATGAGTCCGGGTACGGCGACGGTAGTGGCTTGTGAGGGGACTCGTCCGATTTTAGTTGAGTTACAGGCGTTAGTGTCCCCCGCTAGTTATGGGGCGCCGCGTCGCTCAACCACTGGTGTGGATTACAGTCGATTACAGCAAATTTTGGCGGTATTGGAAAAACGGGTAGGGATTCCCCTGTCTAAATTAGATGCTTATGTGGCTACGGCTGGCGGGTTGGGAGTCGAAGAACCGGCGGCTGATTTGGGGATTGCCATTGCAGTTGTGGCGTCATTTCGCGATCGCATGGTTGATCCGCGCACCGTGATGGTTGGCGAAGTGGGATTAGGGGGACAAGTGCGGCTGGTGTCACAGATGGAACTGCGGTTAAAGGAAGCGGCAAAATTGGGATTTAAACGCGCGATCGTTCCCAAGGGTCAAGTGTTACCGGATCTGGATATTGAGGTGATCCCGGTTTCCAGGGTACTGGATGCAATTATTGCTGCTTTACCAGGAGGATTGCGTCAGAATTCAGCAAATGAGGCAAATGATGCCAATGAGGAAGAGGAAGACGACTTTTAG
- a CDS encoding polysaccharide pyruvyl transferase family protein: protein MKLYYYKSDEYANFGDELNPWLWNQLITNILDEDERTLFVGIGTLLNRKLPKAEKTIVFGTGVGYGYGTVPKINDSWTIYCVRGPLSAQALGVAKEVAVTDAALLVRRLFPANHSKTQRFAFMPHFKHAIPASSAWSAICEQLGFAYIDPRWSIENVLSAISQTEVLLAEAMHGAIIADALRVPWIPIKTSANINSFKWQDWCLSLGIEYQPQYVMPLWDFYPVFPEAPSTPLRIRPEINYWIDWLKQEQFRVFNQIGGDPNQRVARQLMDIAKTVKPSLSDEFIVERLTHELETKLQQFKDDVKIEEFA, encoded by the coding sequence ATGAAGCTCTACTACTACAAATCCGATGAATACGCCAATTTTGGCGATGAACTCAACCCTTGGCTCTGGAACCAATTAATAACCAACATTCTGGATGAAGACGAACGAACCCTCTTTGTAGGAATTGGGACGTTACTCAACAGAAAATTACCCAAGGCAGAGAAAACCATTGTATTCGGAACGGGTGTGGGATATGGATATGGAACTGTACCCAAAATTAATGATTCTTGGACGATATACTGCGTCAGAGGACCCCTGTCTGCCCAAGCGCTTGGTGTTGCCAAAGAAGTCGCCGTTACCGATGCTGCTTTACTCGTCAGGCGATTATTTCCGGCGAATCATTCTAAAACCCAGCGCTTTGCTTTTATGCCTCATTTCAAGCACGCTATCCCAGCCAGTTCAGCCTGGAGTGCTATCTGCGAACAACTGGGATTCGCCTATATTGATCCGCGTTGGTCAATTGAAAACGTTTTATCGGCAATTAGCCAAACTGAGGTATTACTCGCTGAAGCCATGCATGGTGCTATCATTGCAGATGCCCTGAGAGTGCCTTGGATTCCGATCAAAACCAGTGCCAATATTAATTCCTTTAAATGGCAAGATTGGTGTCTTTCTCTAGGTATAGAATACCAACCTCAGTATGTTATGCCCCTCTGGGATTTCTATCCTGTGTTTCCTGAGGCTCCTTCGACTCCCTTGCGTATTCGCCCAGAAATTAATTACTGGATAGATTGGTTAAAACAGGAGCAATTTAGAGTATTTAATCAAATTGGCGGTGATCCAAATCAGCGAGTAGCCCGACAACTTATGGATATTGCCAAAACAGTCAAACCTAGTTTAAGTGATGAGTTCATCGTTGAGCGTCTTACCCATGAACTAGAGACAAAACTACAGCAATTTAAGGACGATGTTAAAATAGAGGAATTTGCCTAA
- a CDS encoding glycosyltransferase: MQLMHPGLKDILLIQQYIKTKKIGFLSIETPLPPWFKKISQSIPNYSIGLQLRREYRHISMGIRAFRLKDIDTIFIFEIYNQHLLGVLPLLALTGKQVLISLHGNQQFAMTSKIKLFGLVYLKRYLQIFNNLKVVLFEIDDHVIPDKFRLPASSKIIIPHPILSEVTPNLKPGERLPIDAKIKIGVVGMIRQDKPISKLIARLQEYISSNSDQCELIIGTPFGQKPNYLDQLGVALYDTTKEEDYISVLKQIDILVIHYDKDRYYYRTSGVISDAGSCGCYIIASDYPVIKHQVNFPVPIGSTFSTFDEIGSLIDQAITHIRQKGQDNHWIWREQRSAAAIAKLLFPQNT; encoded by the coding sequence ATGCAATTAATGCATCCGGGTCTGAAAGACATTCTGCTCATTCAGCAATACATCAAGACTAAAAAAATAGGGTTTTTATCTATAGAAACCCCTTTACCCCCTTGGTTCAAAAAAATCAGCCAATCAATTCCAAATTACTCCATAGGACTTCAACTTCGCCGCGAGTACCGCCACATCTCAATGGGCATTAGAGCCTTTCGCCTTAAAGATATCGATACAATTTTTATATTTGAAATCTATAACCAACATTTATTAGGAGTTCTGCCTTTACTGGCTTTAACAGGAAAACAGGTATTGATTAGCTTACATGGTAATCAACAATTTGCCATGACTAGCAAAATCAAATTATTCGGATTAGTCTACCTAAAAAGGTATCTGCAAATTTTCAATAATTTAAAAGTCGTTTTATTTGAAATCGATGATCATGTTATCCCAGATAAATTCCGCTTACCAGCATCATCCAAGATAATTATCCCTCATCCAATTCTTAGCGAAGTCACGCCCAACCTGAAACCCGGTGAACGCTTGCCTATAGATGCCAAAATTAAGATAGGGGTGGTGGGGATGATTCGACAGGATAAACCTATCTCAAAACTAATTGCCAGATTACAGGAATACATCAGCTCAAATTCTGATCAATGCGAACTAATCATAGGTACACCCTTTGGTCAAAAACCAAACTATTTAGATCAACTGGGTGTAGCTCTCTACGATACCACTAAAGAAGAAGACTATATCAGTGTCTTAAAACAGATTGATATTTTGGTCATTCACTATGACAAAGATCGTTATTACTACCGCACCAGTGGTGTAATTAGTGATGCCGGATCGTGTGGGTGTTATATAATTGCCTCTGACTATCCAGTTATTAAGCATCAAGTGAATTTCCCTGTCCCAATTGGTTCAACATTCTCAACTTTTGACGAAATTGGTTCCCTAATTGATCAAGCCATCACTCACATTCGCCAGAAGGGACAGGATAACCACTGGATTTGGCGAGAACAACGTTCCGCAGCAGCGATCGCAAAACTCCTCTTCCCCCAAAATACATAG
- a CDS encoding glycosyltransferase family 2 protein: MNALKRTDYKEIKLNPDNSLCFVIVRNEIKRIPFFLNYYREKGISKFFIVDNDSEDNTLDYLLQQEDVYVWYTEESFKKNKRIWLEWLLKNYGQNHWCLIVDADEILYYPDCETRSLSDFCRQIERQGKNAVQGIMLDMYSQQPVQEAYYNPGDDFLEVCPYFDRQYYHHQEGTIRDYYWGGLRQRIFGSDDKRGKKPYCLTKFPLLKYNDTMIFYSEHVTKNIKVSSTTACLLHFKYFSFFIDYVKSEIQRNQHWQGAAEYQKYAQLIAENKPLKLYDPEISVRLENSQQLIDMGIINRGVILEKRLGYVSLLLELFYDTKILGRAFLKVLSPKIASRRVMMIRKTY; encoded by the coding sequence ATGAATGCTCTCAAGAGAACAGATTATAAAGAGATAAAATTAAATCCGGATAATAGTCTCTGCTTTGTAATTGTTAGAAATGAAATAAAACGAATACCTTTTTTCTTAAACTACTATCGAGAAAAAGGAATATCAAAGTTTTTTATAGTGGATAATGACTCGGAAGATAATACCTTAGACTATCTGTTGCAACAGGAAGATGTCTACGTTTGGTATACTGAAGAATCTTTTAAGAAAAATAAAAGAATTTGGTTAGAATGGTTACTTAAAAATTACGGTCAAAATCACTGGTGTTTAATCGTTGATGCCGATGAAATTCTCTATTATCCCGATTGTGAAACCCGAAGCCTAAGCGATTTTTGTCGTCAAATAGAAAGGCAAGGTAAAAATGCAGTCCAAGGGATTATGTTAGATATGTATTCGCAGCAGCCTGTTCAGGAAGCCTACTATAATCCTGGAGATGACTTTTTAGAGGTCTGTCCCTATTTTGATAGACAGTATTATCATCACCAGGAAGGAACAATCAGGGATTATTATTGGGGAGGATTGCGACAACGTATTTTTGGCAGTGACGATAAACGAGGCAAGAAGCCCTACTGTTTAACCAAGTTCCCTTTGCTTAAATATAATGATACAATGATATTTTATTCAGAACATGTCACCAAAAACATAAAAGTTTCTTCGACAACGGCGTGTTTGCTACACTTTAAATATTTTTCCTTTTTTATCGATTATGTTAAATCAGAAATCCAGAGGAATCAGCACTGGCAAGGAGCAGCCGAATACCAAAAGTATGCTCAACTCATTGCCGAAAACAAGCCACTAAAACTGTACGACCCAGAAATTTCCGTGCGGCTGGAAAATAGTCAGCAGTTGATCGATATGGGAATTATAAATCGGGGAGTTATTCTGGAGAAACGGTTAGGATATGTAAGCTTATTGTTAGAATTATTTTATGACACTAAAATACTAGGACGTGCATTCCTTAAAGTTTTGTCCCCAAAAATAGCCTCTCGGAGAGTTATGATGATAAGGAAAACTTATTGA
- the hpsE gene encoding hormogonium polysaccharide biosynthesis glycosyltransferase HpsE, which translates to MKPMSAIDFTVAICTYNGANRLAEVLDRLRSQEKTEPISWEIIVVDNNSTDDTAKVIQEYQANWSEPYPIHYYLEPEQGLAFARRCAIREAKGTLIGFLDDDNLPDSNWVAQADHFGQSHPKAGAYGGQIHGKFEVEPPPGFERIARYFALLEGKKTYCYNEKYKNTQKKLFPPGAGIVIRQEAWLKSVPEHQSINGVSGNSLSMKCEDVEMLSYLFYDDWELWFNKDMHIYHKIPKSRFERDYIIRFFRGVGLSRYQTRMIAYKNWQKLVVIPIYMVNDLRKIIRHFIKYRTNLKTDVVAAGEMELLLTILLGFFYKNTRLSHKIN; encoded by the coding sequence ATGAAACCCATGAGTGCGATCGACTTTACTGTCGCGATTTGTACCTATAACGGCGCGAATCGTTTAGCAGAGGTTCTGGATAGGTTGCGATCGCAAGAAAAGACGGAGCCTATTTCCTGGGAGATTATTGTCGTTGACAATAATAGCACTGATGATACGGCTAAGGTGATTCAGGAATACCAAGCGAATTGGTCTGAACCTTATCCCATTCATTATTACTTGGAACCTGAACAAGGACTAGCTTTTGCTAGACGATGTGCCATCCGAGAAGCCAAGGGTACTTTAATCGGTTTTCTGGATGACGATAATTTACCCGACTCGAATTGGGTCGCACAAGCTGATCATTTTGGGCAATCTCATCCAAAAGCTGGGGCGTATGGAGGACAAATCCATGGCAAATTTGAAGTAGAACCTCCGCCCGGATTTGAGAGAATCGCCCGTTATTTTGCGCTTCTGGAAGGAAAAAAGACGTATTGTTATAACGAAAAGTATAAAAATACGCAGAAGAAACTGTTTCCGCCTGGAGCTGGAATCGTCATTCGCCAGGAAGCTTGGCTAAAAAGTGTTCCCGAACATCAGAGTATTAATGGGGTATCTGGAAATTCTCTATCAATGAAGTGTGAAGATGTAGAGATGTTATCTTATCTTTTTTATGATGATTGGGAACTTTGGTTCAATAAGGATATGCATATTTATCATAAAATCCCTAAATCTCGTTTTGAGAGAGATTACATAATCCGTTTCTTCCGGGGAGTCGGTTTAAGTCGGTATCAGACGCGGATGATCGCCTACAAAAATTGGCAAAAGCTCGTGGTTATACCCATTTATATGGTGAATGACTTGAGAAAAATAATCAGACATTTCATTAAGTATAGAACTAACTTAAAAACTGATGTAGTTGCTGCTGGAGAAATGGAGTTACTACTAACTATTCTTTTGGGCTTTTTTTATAAAAATACTCGACTTAGCCATAAGATAAATTGA
- a CDS encoding creatininase family protein, whose amino-acid sequence MLLYLMTWIEVEEYLKRSPGIILPIGSTEQHGPTGLIGTDAICAEAIARGVGEATNAIVSPTISVGMALHHTGFPGTISLKPSTLIHVIQDYLVSLTRAGFTRFFFINGHGGNVATVKAAFSESYAYLWDLNIPNSDQVRCRLANWFTCKSVYQLAKQWYGDQEGSHATPSEVALTQYLYPEAIKNAPLAPNVASGHPIYGATDFRRRYPDGRMGSNPALAKPEHGQQLYEMAVKEMSQAYLEFLHTE is encoded by the coding sequence ATGCTGCTATATTTGATGACCTGGATCGAGGTTGAGGAGTATTTGAAGCGATCGCCGGGGATTATTCTGCCGATTGGTTCAACGGAACAACATGGACCAACGGGATTAATTGGTACTGATGCGATTTGTGCTGAAGCGATCGCGCGAGGGGTGGGTGAAGCGACGAATGCGATCGTTAGTCCCACGATTAGCGTGGGGATGGCGCTGCATCATACAGGGTTTCCTGGTACGATCAGCCTGAAACCTAGTACCTTAATTCATGTCATCCAAGATTATTTAGTCAGCTTAACCCGGGCTGGATTTACCAGATTTTTCTTTATTAATGGTCACGGTGGTAACGTTGCTACAGTTAAAGCCGCGTTTTCTGAGAGTTACGCCTATCTCTGGGATCTCAACATTCCCAACAGCGATCAAGTCAGATGTCGCCTTGCTAACTGGTTTACCTGCAAATCGGTGTATCAGTTAGCCAAACAATGGTATGGTGACCAGGAAGGATCTCACGCCACACCCAGCGAAGTGGCGTTAACGCAATACCTTTATCCGGAAGCAATCAAAAACGCCCCATTAGCGCCGAATGTCGCCTCTGGACATCCAATTTACGGGGCGACAGACTTCCGCCGTCGCTATCCTGATGGACGCATGGGGTCTAATCCCGCCTTAGCCAAACCGGAGCATGGTCAACAATTGTATGAGATGGCGGTGAAGGAAATGAGTCAGGCATATCTAGAATTTTTGCATACCGAGTGA
- a CDS encoding response regulator transcription factor has translation MLSVDLPQSPSTPELAQSNRILVVEDETLIREMLMLSLQEEGYDVVTAADGRTALTLLSEGDANDEECQFSLLILDLMLPQVNGLDLCRLIRYKGNSIPILILSAKASETDRVLGLEVGADDYLTKPFSMRELIARCRALLRRHRYNSIPQTPTLQLRDITLYPEECRVTVRGEEVNLSPKEFRLLELFMGYPRRVWSREQLIDQVWGADFLGDTKTVDVHIRWLREKLEKDPSQPEYLITVRGFGYRFG, from the coding sequence ATGCTTTCTGTCGATCTACCGCAAAGCCCTTCTACTCCAGAACTGGCACAATCCAACCGCATTCTGGTCGTAGAAGACGAGACTCTCATCCGAGAAATGCTCATGTTGTCCTTACAAGAGGAAGGTTATGACGTGGTGACGGCTGCTGATGGTCGTACCGCTTTAACCCTTCTGTCCGAGGGCGATGCCAATGACGAGGAGTGCCAGTTTAGCCTGTTGATTCTAGACTTGATGCTGCCTCAGGTGAACGGACTCGATCTGTGTCGCTTGATCCGGTATAAAGGGAATTCTATTCCCATCTTGATTCTCAGTGCCAAAGCGAGTGAAACGGATCGGGTTTTGGGGTTGGAAGTCGGTGCCGATGACTACCTGACCAAACCCTTTAGTATGCGGGAATTAATCGCCCGGTGTCGCGCCCTCCTACGTCGTCACCGCTATAATTCCATACCGCAAACGCCGACGTTGCAGTTACGGGACATTACCCTCTACCCCGAAGAATGCCGCGTCACGGTGCGGGGCGAGGAGGTGAATCTATCACCCAAGGAATTCCGACTGTTGGAATTGTTTATGGGGTATCCCCGGCGGGTGTGGTCTCGGGAACAGTTAATTGATCAGGTTTGGGGAGCCGATTTTCTGGGAGATACCAAAACTGTCGATGTTCACATTCGCTGGCTGCGGGAAAAATTAGAAAAAGACCCCAGTCAACCGGAATACTTGATTACCGTTCGTGGCTTCGGCTATCGGTTTGGCTAA
- a CDS encoding sensor histidine kinase, whose amino-acid sequence MTLLTFLLGLALGIGVGLWLQHRTKQQLKQTLELLPANSTSNSFPLESRLRGAIAQANQQRLVLEDQLNAIQSLFQVAPVGYLQVDEDNHLIWCNQQARQLLQIDRWEPGQIRLLLEVVRSYELDQLIEKTRKQQQSMSQEWVFHPACMDGAAMSEVRSLTLRAYGWPLANGQVGVFLENRQPLIELSESRNQWVSDLAHELRTPLTSIRLVAEALQGRVNPPESRWVNQLLQEINRLIDLIQNWLELSHLEQDPNKSLTYKSLDLNSLIQSAWQRLEPLAEQKDLHLAYRGPDTLPIKADESRLIQVFLNLLDNSIKHSPPEGLIRVEVTTSTQADPMEKALMQIDIIDEGAGFSGNDLPRVFERLYRGDASRYRQPTSENVTTLGRSSGSGLGLAIVQQIVQAHGGTVNAKNHPETGGAWLQIQLPCN is encoded by the coding sequence ATGACCCTGTTGACATTTCTCTTGGGTCTAGCTCTAGGAATTGGGGTTGGCTTATGGTTACAACACCGCACCAAACAGCAGCTCAAGCAAACCTTAGAGTTGTTACCAGCCAATTCGACCAGTAACTCGTTTCCCTTAGAGTCTCGTCTACGGGGAGCCATTGCCCAAGCGAATCAGCAGCGCCTTGTCTTAGAAGACCAACTCAACGCCATTCAATCTCTATTTCAAGTTGCGCCCGTCGGGTATTTGCAAGTAGACGAAGACAATCACTTAATTTGGTGCAACCAGCAGGCGCGTCAGTTATTGCAAATTGACCGCTGGGAACCCGGACAGATTCGCTTACTGCTAGAGGTGGTGCGATCCTACGAACTGGATCAGTTAATCGAGAAAACCCGCAAACAGCAACAATCGATGAGCCAAGAGTGGGTATTTCATCCTGCTTGTATGGATGGTGCAGCCATGAGCGAAGTGCGATCGCTCACGTTGCGGGCGTATGGTTGGCCCCTGGCTAATGGGCAAGTTGGCGTGTTTCTGGAGAATCGACAACCTTTAATTGAACTCTCGGAATCTCGCAATCAGTGGGTGTCTGACTTAGCCCATGAATTGAGAACCCCACTCACGTCGATTCGCTTAGTCGCAGAAGCGTTGCAAGGACGGGTTAACCCGCCAGAAAGCCGTTGGGTTAATCAACTCCTGCAAGAAATTAATCGATTAATAGATCTGATTCAAAATTGGCTAGAACTCAGCCATCTTGAACAAGATCCGAACAAGAGTCTTACCTATAAATCCCTCGACCTAAACTCTTTAATTCAGTCAGCTTGGCAACGATTGGAACCTTTGGCAGAGCAAAAAGACTTGCATCTTGCCTATCGTGGACCCGATACTTTACCGATTAAAGCTGATGAGTCTCGACTGATCCAAGTTTTTTTGAATTTATTAGATAACAGTATTAAGCATAGTCCCCCGGAAGGATTGATTCGAGTTGAGGTAACCACTTCAACACAGGCTGATCCAATGGAAAAAGCGCTGATGCAAATCGATATTATTGACGAAGGTGCGGGGTTTTCAGGGAATGATTTACCTCGTGTATTTGAGCGACTTTATCGAGGAGATGCTTCGCGATATCGGCAACCGACGTCTGAGAATGTAACTACATTGGGGCGCAGTAGTGGGAGTGGTTTAGGTTTAGCAATTGTTCAGCAAATTGTTCAGGCTCACGGTGGCACTGTGAATGCTAAAAATCACCCGGAAACTGGGGGAGCTTGGTTACAGATTCAATTGCCTTGTAATTAG